The nucleotide window tgcattttcccactcacccaacctatccgagtcaccttgcagcctcctagcatcctcctcacggctaacactgccccccccagctttgtgtcatccgcaaacttggagatgttgcattcaattcccttgtccaaatcaataatatatattaatatatattgtaaatagctggggtcccagcactgagccttgcggtaccccactagtcactgcctgccattctgaaaatgacccgtttactcctactctttgcttcctgtctgccagccagtttgctatccacatcaatactgaacccccaataccgtgtgcttaagtttgtatactaatctcttatgtgggaccttgtcaaaagccttctgaaagtccagatataacacatccactggttctcccttatccaccttgacacagttacatccttgaaaaattctataagattcgtcagacatgatttacctttcataaatccatggtgactttgtccaatgatttcaccactttccaaatgtgctgctatccatctttaataactgactctagcattttccccactattgctgttagactaactggtctgtaattccctgttttaaagggagggagagagggtgttgcagtttaggaagtcaaaccagggcaggatcgtCACTGTGAATGGCTGGGCCTGGGGCAATAGACAATTGGTACAGGGGTAGGCCATCTagccctttcagccagcaccgccattcaatgtgatcatggctgatcatccccaatcagtaccccgttccatccttctccctatatcgcctgactctgctatctttaagagcactatttagctctctcttgaaagtatccagagaacctgcctccatcgccctccaccgaggcagagaattctaaagactcacaactctcttgaaaaaaggtttcttcgtctccgttctcaatggcttattccttattcttaaactgtgacccctggttctggactccctcaacatcgggaacatgtttcctgcctctagagtgtccaaacccttaacaatcgtaggtagacaaaagtgctggagaaactcagaggtgtggcagcatctatggagcaaaggaaatgggccccgttttgggttgaaatccttcctcaccgttaacaatcttatatgtttcaataagatcccctcatccttctgaactccagagtgtacaagtccagccgctccattcccttagcatatgacagtcccgccatcctaggaattaaccatgtaaacctacgctgcactccctcagtagcaagaatgttcttcctcaaattaggggaccaaaactgcacaggtgTGGTCCCATTAGGACTGTGTACAACTCTGAGCCTTGCGGAatgtgtggagcagagggatctaggagtgcgggtatgggttgggccgaagggcctctttccaaagctgtatcactctatgactctatgacaaagtgctggggtaactcagcgggtcaggcagcatctgtggagagaaggaatgggtggcgttttgggtcgacacccttttttttgttttgtttagttcagagatgcagcgcggaaacaacaGGTGTTTCGGCACatggagtccgcgctgaccagcgatcaccccgtacactagcactaccccacgcacattagggacaatttagcaATTTTGTGGAGGCCGATTAATCAACAACcataaatgtctttgaaatgttggaggaaaccagagcacccggagtaaaaacccacgcgggtcaaggggagaacgtacaaagtctgcactgacagcacctgtagtcaggattgacctccggtctctggcggtgaggcagcaactgtaccattgCGTCAGTGCCGTGCAGAATTATGTACGGTTTCCTCTGCCATAAACGCACTCAATATgtgctagtaatgtcctgtttgccagatTGTTGATTCTGTGTTCCCCTACAGAATGGAGAGACGGGgatgtgagcggccattgagggtggccagggtgccggtgagacccacatctgctcggtgtgcgggctgagcttcgaggggctgagcttcgatggaggaccacaggacggggcacaacaaggagaagcgttatgagtgtgacgtgtgtggcaaggccttgCAGAGCCCAAGCcagctggagatccaccggcgggtgcacacgggagaacgccccttcgactgctcggaGTGCGGCAAGAGTTTCAAGACGGCGAATGAACTGGAGACCCACCGGcaagtgcacacgggcgagaagccctatggctgctccacatgcggcaagagctttacccagttgtcggggctgcgggagcaccagcgggtgcacagcagtgagcggcccttcacctgctccgactgcggcaaaggcttcaagtcgtccaaggacctgaaggtgcacaggcggctgcacaccggggagcggcccttcacctgcagcgactgcggcaagggcttcacccactccagcaacctgctggtgcaccagcgcacccacactggcgcgcacgcctacacctgcgcccagtgcggcaagagcttcacccactccagcagcctgctgaagcaccagcgcacccacaccggcgagcgtccctacacctgtgcccagtgcggcaagagctttacccattccagcagcctgctgaagcaccagcgcactcacaccggcgagcgcccctacacctgtgcccaatgcggcaagggcttcacccgctccgacaGCTTGCTGGAGCACAAGCGCACCCACTCCGGTGAGCGCCcccacacctgtgcccagtgcggcatgGGTTTCACCAACTCCAGCAACTTGCTGAggcaccagcgcatccacaccggcgagcgtccctacacctgcgcccagtgcggcaagggcttcagccAGTCCAGCAGCCTGCggcagcaccagcgcacccacaccggcgagcgcccctacacctgcactcagtgcggcaagggcttcacctgctccaccaggctgctgtcccaccagcgggagCACGCCAGCGACTGTTCAGTCCACAGCCCagtgtgtggagagcgctttgccatggcctcgcatgccctgtctcaccagcacgtgcacaccagtggccagccctacgactgcccgtactgtggtgaggagtttgacagctcgcgggggttgcggcagcaccagcGGGTTcacgccggcgagcagctgctcccactgacaagagagcatgggggctgcgggagcaccagcgggtacacaccagagagagaccctttgtgtgcgctgagtgtggcaagggtttcatcagcatgtccagcctgtggcagcaccggcgtacctacagcggtgagcgtcccttcccctgcccatcCTGTGGTAAGGactttgcccgctcctccagcctgctggcacaccagCACGTGGAAAGGCCCTGAttagttagacacaaaaggctggaaggaatgggccacggagtttgaaacgccccgttcgcggagctcggattcagccgcgggacttgcttaccatcacccggcggggtcacaacatcggaggcctggatcgcctcagcgcagagggaagagacaaggactttgggactttttgccttccatcacagtgtggaggtgcctggtggactcactgtggtggatgttaaactgtgttgagtgtgtgttttgttatttattctatgttatgactaaaccatttcattgcactgaaaagtgcaatgacaataaaattgaatctgaatagtttcttgtcgagaccctcttcagtctcgccccaaaatgtcacccatccttctctccaaagattctgccagtcccgctgagttactccagcattttgtgtccttttttgtaaaccagcatctgcagttccttgtttttaaaccattttgtttaatcatctctgcaccttccccaaagcctccacatcattcctgtaatggagtgaccagaactgtatgcaatactccaaatgctacctgaccaatgtcccttaaagctgcacatataccatataaccatataacaattaaagcacggaaacaggccatctcggccctacaagtccgtgctgaacaacttttttcccttagtcccacctgcctgcactcataccataaccctccattcccttctcatccatatgcctatccaatttatttttaaatgatccaatgaacctgcctccaccacttccactggaagctcattccacacccctaccactctctgagtaaagaagctccccctcatattacccctaaacttctgtcccttaattctgaagtcatgtcctctcgtttgaatcttccctattctcaaaaggaaaagcttgtccacatcaactctgtctatccctctcatcattttaaagacctctatcaagtccccccttaaccttctgcgctccagagaataagacctaacttattcaacctatctctgtaacttagttgttgaaacccaggcaacattctagtaaatctcctctactctctctacattcCTCTCTCATCTCAGGTCATTTTATCTTATTTTCTCTCACCTCTGTCACTTACTTCACTCATCTACCGATCACCCACTCATCTGTTAACATagtgtcctgaagaagggtcctgacccaaaatatcacctatccatgttccccacggatgctgcctgacctgctgagttagtccagcactgtgtgaaacgtcacctatccatgttccccacagatgctgcctgacccgctgagttagtccagcactgtgtgaaacgtcacctgtcctgacccgctgagttactctccacagatgctgtctgacccgctgagttactgcagcacttcgtgttagagtcatagagtgtggaaacaggaccaacttgccctcaccgaccaagatgtcccacctgcctgcatttggtccatatccctccaaacttggtctatctatgtacctgtctataactgtttcttaaacgttgggatagtctcagccttaattacctcgtctggcagcttgttccatacacccaccaccctctgttgaaaagttacccctcagattcctattaaatcttttccccttcaccttgaacccatgtcctctggtcctcgattccctcaccctgggcaagagattctgtgcatctaactaaattgtgttccatacaagattccagcatttgcagtgtcttgtgtctccctcacctctatccacgtaacacttctgaagaagggtctcgacctgaaacatctaccatttcttctctctagagatgctgcctgtttcgctgagttactccagcattttgtatccaactatcacttgccaagctttgtcctgcccccatctctcttttccagcttcctccccgaCCCTcgccaatcagtctgaataagggaccCGACTCAAaacctcatctgtccattccctctaaagtggtggaggaactcagtgacatctgtagagggaagggaatctaaggcgaccactcccacctctcctttccaactttctccaccccccacaccaagcagtctgaagaagggtcctgacctagaatgttgcctgtccatgctctccacaggtgcaagttactccaggagattgtgtctctttttgtaaaccagtatctgcagttccttgtatctagactAGGCGTGCATTTCACCCCCATTGttactcggtccgccaaggctgctggatctcccggttgccaaccattttaactccccttcccattcccacactggtctttctgtcctgggcctcctccattgccagagtgaggtgacacgcaaactggagggacagcacctcatagcttacagcccaatgacatgaacattgaattctccaaattaaacggacatttccccccccccccccccccccccttccctcttgcCTCGTGGGCCATTTCTTCGTCATTTCTCTGTCTTTTTCTCGTTGGCtgtattttaagtatgttttagtgtttttcGGTTTGTTttacctgtgaggaggatgctaggaggctgcaaggtgacttggataggttcggtgagtgggcaaatgcatggcaactgcagtataatgtagataaatgtgaggttatccactttgttggcaagacCAGGAAAGTATGGTGAattcattatctgaatggtggccgattaagaaaagggaagatgcaacgagacctgggtgtcatggtacaccagtcattgaaagtaggcatgcagctgcagcaggcagtgaagaaagccaatggtatgttagcattcataacaaaaggatttgagtataggagcagggaggttctactgcagttgtacagggccttggtgagaccacacctggagtattgggtacagttttggtctcctaatctgaggaaagacatttttgccatggaaagagtacagagaaggttctccagactgtttcctgggatggcaggactttcatatgaagaaagactggatagactctgcttgtactcgctagaatttagaagattgaggggggatcttatagaaacttacaacattcttaaggggttggacaggctagatgcgggaaggttgttcccgatgttggggaagtccagaacatggggtcactgtttaaggataagggggaaatcttttaggaccccgggccgcagtgtttgaaccggcccgttcgcggggttcggtgagctgcgggactgtttgtaccatcgcccggtggggaattgcctcagcgcagagggagaagagggaagagactgcagccctaagatttttgcctccaccacagtgaggaggtgtttggaggactcactgtggtggatgttaatttgtgtttattgttgtttattattgtatcattgtatgtatgactgcaggcacgaaatttcgttcagaccgtaaggtctgaatgacaataaaggaaattcagagatgagaaatacatttttcacacagagggtggtgaatctgtggaattatcttccacagaaggtagttgaggccagttcattggctatatttaagaggaagttagatgtggcccttgtgggtaaagggatcagggggtatggagaaaaggcaggaacaggatactgagttggatgatcagccatgataatattgaatggcagtgcaggctcgaagggccgaatggcctctactcctgcacctattttctatgtttctatgatgcgcAGTGTTCTTTTTAACTTCTTCGATATTAactcggtattgggggttcagtattgatgtggatagagaactggctggcagacaggaagcaaagagtaggagtaaacgggtccttttcacaatggcaggcagtgactagtggggtaccgcaaggctcagtgctgggaccccagctatttacgatatatattaatgatttggacgagggaattgaatgcaacatctccaagtttgcagatgacacgaagctggggggcagtgttagctgtgtggaggatgctaggaggctgcaaggtgacttggataggctgggtgagtgggcaaatgcatggaatatgcagtataatgtggataaatgtgaggttatccactttggtggcaaaaacaggaaagtagacttatctgaatggtggccgattaggaaagggggaggcaacgagacctggtgtcatggtacacccgtcatcgaaagtaggcatgcaggtgcagcaggcagtgaacaaggcgaatggtatgttagcattcatagcaaaaggatttgagtattggagcagggaggttctactgcagttgtacagggtcttggtgagaccacacctggagtattgcgtacagttttggtctcctaatctgaggaaagacattcttgccatagagggagtacagagaaggttcaccagacggattcctgggatgtcaggactttcatatgaagaaagactcggcttgtactcgctagaatttagaagattgaggggggatcttatagaaacttacaaaattcttaaggggttggacaggctagatgcaggaagattgttcccgatgttggggaagtccaggacaaggggtcacagtttaaggataagggggaaatcttttaggaccgagatgaggaaaacatttttcacacggagtggtgaatctggaattatctgccacagaaggtagttgaggccagttcattggctatagggtgatttcacgaaaggtcactggatcatagatcctcacccacgtgaccgcaaaatccaactggggtacaagcgtcacttccggtacatgttattgatgctgaaaacgcgaactttcacacccgttaaaaaccgcgaaaacggcccgtttttgagctgtaaataactgtgccagtcggggtgaccgtgagcaTTTCCTTGGCACAATTatcttactttacagtccagaagatagataaaaacgaaggtaaatacaagagggagctgaaggggcaacaacagcggaagtggttagcggacattcgccgtggagatataaagatcgaaaatatcgggaattatcgcgtttgctcgctgcatttcatcaaaagtaaggcattattgacgttttatctttattcatttgttatataaaaagttgtaaaagtgaaaaatccgtcagtaaaattgcaaaatcgccgatggttctcaggtgggttttaacatgcaaaatgaaaacgcttctgaagctacatttaccatttaaataatcgtaaactatcaatgcgttttgaaataaattttactcagatgcaagctaaggaatgggataattgtcagctgttaattggacaaaatcaggacatttaattatttgccaaaatatatttctcaatgtttcttgtttaaagcctgcacagtcacccaaactacttatttattttactGATGGATTTTTCTGGCTgcttgctgcccaattgtttgcctcgccttttgttaaaataatgtttgtgttcacaaaatgaatgatGGTTGTCAGGCGGCTGCTGGCTGCCCAATTGTCAGTCAAGACTTGCGTGCGGAGCAGCgaggcaaaatccttgtatggGAAAACTCGGCCAAGGAACATGTTTGTTCATTCAAGACCCGGGGGTGGTTTCCCGCTGGTCGGGGAGGAACGCCAgcggtctcaatagacaataggtgcaggagtaggccatgcggcccttcgagccagcacagccatttaatgtgatcatggttgatcatccccaagcagtaccccgttcctgcgttctccccatatcccctgaatccgctaactttaagagccctatctaactctctcttgaaagcatccagagaaccggcctccacctccctctgaggcagagaattctcacagattcacaactctctgggtggaaaagtttctcctcatctctgttctaaatggccgaccccttattctgaaactgtgtgtggcccctggttctggacacccccaacatcgggaacatgtttcctgcctctagcgtgtccaaacccttaacaatcttatatgtttcaataagataccctctcatccttctaaactccagtgtgtacaagcccagccgctccattctctcagcaaatgacactcgccatcccgggaattaaccttgcaaacctacgctgggctccctcaatagcaagaatgtccttctgaaCGCTGCCTCACGGCCGATCGGTCaatgaggaggtggagagaggagggagtgtggagggagggagaggggagttttGA belongs to Leucoraja erinacea ecotype New England unplaced genomic scaffold, Leri_hhj_1 Leri_952S, whole genome shotgun sequence and includes:
- the LOC129695133 gene encoding zinc finger protein 664-like; protein product: MEDHRTGHNKEKRYECDVCGKALQSPSQLEIHRRVHTGERPFDCSECGKSFKTANELETHRQVHTGEKPYGCSTCGKSFTQLSGLREHQRVHSSERPFTCSDCGKGFKSSKDLKVHRRLHTGERPFTCSDCGKGFTHSSNLLVHQRTHTGAHAYTCAQCGKSFTHSSSLLKHQRTHTGERPYTCAQCGKSFTHSSSLLKHQRTHTGERPYTCAQCGKGFTRSDSLLEHKRTHSGERPHTCAQCGMGFTNSSNLLRHQRIHTGERPYTCAQCGKGFSQSSSLRQHQRTHTGERPYTCTQCGKGFTCSTRLLSHQREHASDCSVHSPVCGERFAMASHALSHQHVHTSGQPYDCPYCGEEFDSSRGLRQHQRVHAGEQLLPLTREHGGCGSTSGYTPERDPLCALSVARVSSACPACGSTGVPTAVSVPSPAHPVVRTLPAPPACWHTSTWKGPD